One Melospiza georgiana isolate bMelGeo1 chromosome 12, bMelGeo1.pri, whole genome shotgun sequence genomic window carries:
- the SLC25A5 gene encoding ADP/ATP translocase 2 produces MTDAAVSFAKDFLAGGVAAAISKTAVAPIERVKLLLQVQHASKQIAADKQYKGIIDCVVRIPREQGILSFWRGNLANVIRYFPTQALNFAFKDKYKEIFLGGVDKRTQFWRYFAGNLASGGAAGATSLCFVYPLDFARTRLAADVGKAGADREFSGLGDCLVKVFRSDGLRGLYQGFSVSVQGIIIYRAAYFGIYDTAKGMLPDPKNTHIVISWMIAQTVTAVAGLVSYPFDTVRRRMMMQSGRKGADIMYSGTVDCWRKIARDEGSKAFFKGAWSNVLRGMGGAFVLVLYDEIKKYT; encoded by the exons ATGACCGATGCGGCCGTGTCCTTCGCCAAGGATTTCCTCGCCGGCGGGGTGGCGGCCGCCATCTCCAAGACCGCCGTCGCCCCCATCGAGAGGgtcaagctgctgctgcag GTGCAGCACGCCAGCAAGCAGATCGCCGCCGACAAGCAGTACAAGGGCATCATCGACTGCGTGGTGCGCATCCCGCGGGAGCAGGGCATCCTCTCCTTTTGGCGCGGCAACCTGGCCAATGTGATCCGGTACTTCCCCACCCAGGCCCTCAACTTCGCTTTCAAGGATAAGTACAAGGAGATCTTCCTGGGCGGCGTGGACAAGCGAACCCAGTTCTGGCGGTACTTCGCCGGTAACCTGGCATCCGGGGGTGCCGCCGGCgccacctccctgtgcttcGTGTACCCCCTTGACTTTGCCCGAACCCGCCTGGCAGCGGATGTGGGTAAAGCCGGGGCCGACCGGGAGTTCAGTGGGCTCGGTGACTGCCTGGTCAAAGTCTTCCGCTCAGATGGCCTTCGGGGCCTGTACCAGGGCTTCAGTGTCTCTGTCCAGGGTATCATCATCTACAGAGCCGCCTACTTCGGTATCTACGACACCGCCAAGG GCATGCTTCCAGACCCAAAGAACACCCACATTGTTATCAGCTGGATGATTGCTCAGACCGTCACTGCTGTGGCCGGTTTGGTCTCCTATCCTTTTGACACGGTTCGTCGTCGCATGATGATGCAGTCTGGCCGGAAAGGAG CTGACATAATGTACTCTGGCACTGTTGACTGCTGGCGGAAGATTGCCCGGGATGAGGGCTCCAAGGCCTTTTTCAAAGGTGCATGGTCAAACGTACTCCGAGGAATGGGTGGTGCTTTTGTCTTAGTCCTGTATGATGAAATCAAGAAGTATACATAA